The region GTAAACGAGCGGCTGAAAAACATCTACGGCCCGAAGCACGCGCTCGTCATCGAAAGCGTGGAAGGGCAGGGGACCACAGTCAGCCTCAGCATACCCGCCACCGCCAGGGGGGTGGTCGCATGACGGCAGCCATCATCCGCGCCATGGTCATCGACGACGAAGAACCGGCCCGCAGTGAACTCCGTTACCTCCTCGAACAACACCCCGACGTTTGCATCGTTTACGAAACCGGCACCTTCCAGGACGCTCTCGCCGCCCTTCGCCAGACCAGACCTCATCTAGTCTTTCTTGATATCGAAATGCCGGGTATGAACGGCATCATCCTCGCCGAGAAAATTCAGGAAATCCTTCAGCCCCTGATCGTATTCGCCACCGCCCACGAGGAATTCGCGCACAAAGCCTTCGAACTCAACGCCGCCGACTACCTGCTCAAACCGTTCGCCCCCAAACGCGTCGCCCAATGCATCGAAAAAGTGCGTTCCCTGCTCAGCACCCGCGCCCCCGTCCCGGTCATCGGCAAAACCGGCGGCGATTTACCCCACCCCGGCGCGTGCCGGCAAAAGCTCGCCATCGAGCAGAACGGCAAAGCCCAAATCATCAACACCGCCGACATAATTGCCGCCACCAGCTCAGAAGGCCAGATAACGATCTACTGCGCCGCCAAAACCTATCAAGTCAACATGACCCTTCAGGATCTTCAGGCTAGGCTTGACGAAAGCCAGTTCTTCCGCAGCCATCGCGGTTACCTTGTCAACATCGAAAAAATCCGCGAAGTCATCCCCTGGTTCAACGGCACCTACAACCTCGTCATGGACGGCCTGGCGAGCGTAGAAATTCCCGTAAGCCGCCAACAGGCGCCTAAATTGAAAAAAATGTTCGGATTGTAAGAAAAGCATTTCATCCGATGAAATGTGCATTTCATCGGTATTTTTTTGCCGTTTATCGGGATAAACTTGCTGATCGGCCTTTAAGAAAGTTATTATAATTATGTAAATAAACTAACAATTTATATTACAACTATGAGGTGGAAGATGGAAAAAACTGTTCAGGACCGTTTGGTTGACCTTCCCGTGTTTTGGCAGGAAGTAGGTTTCGAACCTTGGTCCTGGAACGGGTTTGAGGGAATGAAACGCCGCGTTACCTTCAGGAAAGGCTCGCTGCTCGGCGAAGTCGCCCGCTACTACGCGGACGACTATATCGTCTGGCCTTTGCCGGCTCCTGGCGGCGATAAAACGATCCTCGAAAAGTGGCGGCCGGCGGACGAGGTAATGAGCCACCGCGTTCTCCTTCTTGACGGCCGGGCAAGCGGCAAGCCGCACAAAAAATACTTTCTCCTCGGTTTCCGGGGGTGGGTCGAGGTACTGTCATATCGTCTGGGCGACCCTGACGTGGACGGTTTTCACGACCTCATTTTCCTTGTGAATAAAGCCCGGGAATATGTTCTTAAGGCGGAAGGGGGGGAGCAGGTAAAACAAGAGTAAGGCGATCAATTCTTGTAGAGAGGTGATTTTCAAGTGTTAATGACGTTATTCCTCATCGCCGTTGTCATTTTCGTCGTGGCCTACAAAACTTACGGGGCCTATCAGAAAAAAATCTACGAACTTGACGACACCCGGGAAACTCCGGCCCAATGCATGTTCGACGGAATGGACTACTGTCCGGCCCATCCGGCGGTGCTCCTGGGGCACCACTTCTCGTCCATCGCCGGCGCCGGCCCGATCGTCGGTCCGATCGCCGCATCCGCGATGTTCGGCTGGCTGCCCGCCTACATCTGGGTCCTCATTGGCTCGGTGTTCTTCGGCGGCGTCCACGATATGGGCGCGGTAGTGGCCTCCATCAGGCACCGCGGCATGTCCATCGGCGAGGTCGTTTCCCAATGGATAGGCAAGAAAGGCAAGCGCCTGTTCCTGTGCTTCACCTGGCTGGCGCTCACCCTTGTCATTGCCGTCTTCCTCGAACTGGCGGCCCAGACCTTTGCCGCCGACCCCGCCGTCGCCTTCTCCGGCATTTTATACATTTTACTGGCGATGATCTTCGGCGTCGCCATCTACCGCTTCGGCATTTCCCTCAAAGTGGCGTCCATCATCATGGTGCCGATTATCCTCGGAGCGGTCTTCTTCGGTTCTTACAACCCCTGGGTCCAGTCCGCTTTCAAACTGGGCATCGACACCTGGCGCTGGATCCTCGTCGTCTACATCTTCGGCGCCTCCGTCCTGCCGGTATGGCTTCTCCTGCAGCCCCGCGACTATCTGGCCTCTTATCTGCTCTACTTCTCGCTCTTCATCGGCGCTGTCGGCATGCTGTTCGGTTCCCAGTTCGACATCAAACTGCCCGCATTCAAGGGCTTCACCAACGCCGGCGGCGAATTCCTCTGGCCGTTGCTGTTCGTAACCGTGGCCTGCGGCGCCATCTCCGGCTTCCACTCCCTCGTAGGCAGCGGCACCACATCGAAACAGCTTCGCAGAGAGAGTGACGCTGTCGCTATCGGCTACGGCTCGATGCTTGTGGAAGGCCTCGTGGCCGTCATCGCCATCGGCACCATCATGATCGCCGGCGGGATGCTCAAAGGCGGCCCCACCGTCGTATACGGCGCCGGCCTCGGCAAATTCTCCGCCCTCATCGGCATCGACCCCCGGGTCGGCACCTCGCTCGGCCTGCTGGCCCTCAACTCCTTCATTCTCACCTCGCTTGACACCGCGACCCGTCTGGCGCGCTACCAGCTTCAGGAGTTCTTCGACATGAAGCTCGACCGCTACACCGCCACCGCCATCGGCGTCGCCGTGGCCATCGGCCTGATCTTCTGGAAGACCGGCAACACGCCGGCCTGGAAGCTCATCTGGCCGGTGTTCGGCGCCTCCAACCAGCTCGTCGCCGCGCTGTCGCTCATGACAATCGGCGTCTGGGTGATGAAAGGGCTCAAGAAATCGGCCAACTTCGTCATGATCCCGATGGTATTCATGCTCGTCACCACTGTTGCCGCCCTGTTCCTGCTCATCAAGGCCAACCTGACCAACCCCATCATCTGCGGCATCAGCGTCCTGCTCCTCGTGCTGTCCATCCTGCTCGTCAAAGAAACGTGGTCTGTGCTGTCGAAGAAAGACGAGATACCTACTAAGCAAGCCTAAACCTTCAAGTTCCAAGGCGACAAGAACGGAAGTTTTTATCGCCAGCGGCGAAATCTGAAAGAAGTATTTCAACCGGTGAATTTTGTAATTCACCGGCTTTTTTTTGCTATTAAATGGGAATAACTTGCACTTTGATCTTTTGGAAAGTTATACTAAAAGCGGGATTTACAAATAATGAAAAAATCCGCATAGATAAATAACAGAATATTCTCTACAATACGAGGTGGGCAATGGACAAAAGCGGCGCCAAGCGGTTGGCCGATCTTCATCAACTGTGGCAGGAAGTGGGTTTCGAGCCCTGGACTTGGAACGGACTGGAGGGAATGAAACGCCGTGTTACCTTCCGGAAAGGCTCGCTGCTTGGCGAAGTCGCCCGCTACTACGCGGACGACCACATCGTCTGGCCGGCGCCGGTCCCTGGCGCCGAGAAAATGATCCTCGAAAAATGGCGGCCGGCGGACGAGGTAATGAGCCACCGCTTCCTCCTCCTCGACGACCAGGCAAGCGGCAAGCCGCAGAAAAAATATTTCTTCCTCGGCTTCCGGGGCTGGCTTGAAGTACTCGTACATCGGCCGGGCGACCCGGAAGTCGAAAACTTCCGCGATCTCGTCTTCCTTGTCAACAAAGCCTGGCAATATGCAGAAAGGCAGAAAGGGGGGGAGGCCGGCGGTATTACATGACGCGGCTGACCAAATATAACAAAAAAAGGGGTGATTTCAAGTGTTAATGACGTTATTCCTTATCGCCGTTGTCGTTTTCGTCGTGGCCTACAAAACTTACGGGGCCTATCAGAAAAAAATCTACGAACTTGACGACACCCGGGAAACTCCGGCCCAATGCATGTTCGACGGAATGGACTACTGTCCGGCCCATCCGGCGGTGCTCCTGGGGCACCACTTCTCGTCCATCGCCGGCGCCGGCCCGATCGTCGGTCCGATCGCCGCATCCGCGATGTTCGGCTGGCTGCCCGCCTACATCTGGGTGCTAGTCGGCTCGGTGTTCTTCGGCGGCGTCCACGACATGGGCGCGGTCGTGGCCTCCATCAGGCACCGCGGGTTGTCCATCGGTGAGGTCGTTTCCCAATGGATAGGCAAAAAAGGCAAGCGCCTGTTCCTGTGCTTCACCTGGCTGGCGCTCACCCTTGTCATCGCCGTCTTCCTCGAACTGGCGGCCCAGACCTTTGCTGCCGACCCCGCCGTCGCTTTCTCCGGCATTTTATACATTTTCTTGGCTATGATTTTCGGCGTCGCCATCTACCGTTACGGAGTCTCCCTCAAAGTAGCGTCCGTCATCATGGTGCCGATTATCCTCGGAGCGGTCTTCTTCGGTTCTTACAACCCCTGGGTCCAGTCCGCTTTCAAAATGGGTATCGACACCTGGCGCTGGATTCTCGTCGTCTATATCTTCGCAGCCTCCGTCCTGCCGGTATGGCTTCTCCTGCAGCCCCGCGACTATCTGGCCTCTTATCTGCTCTACTTCTCGCTCTTCATCGGCGCTGTCGGCATGCTGTTCGGTTCCCAGTTCGACGTCAAGCTGCCTGCTTTCACCGGCTTCACCAACGCTGGCGGCGAGTTCCTCTGGCCGTTGCTGTTCGTAACCGTGGCCTGCGGCGCCATCTCCGGCTTCCATGCCCTGGTTGGCAGCGGCACCACGGCTAAACAGCTCCGCAAAGAGAGCGACGCCGTCCTCATCGGCTATGGCTCGATGCTCACCGAAGGCCTCGTGGCCGTCATCGCCATCGGCACCATCATGATCGCCGGCGGGATGCTCAAAGGCGGCCCCACCGTCGTATACGGCGCCGGCCTCGGCAAATTCTCCGCCCTCATCGGCATCGACCCCCGGGTTGGCACCTCGCTCGGCCTGCTGGCCCTCAACTCCTTCATCCTCACCTCGCTCGACACCGCGACCCGTCTGGCGCGCTACCAGCTTCAGGAGTTCTTCGACATGAAACTCGACCGCTACACCGCCACCGCCATCGGCGTCGCCGTGGCCATGGGCCTGATCTTCTGGAAGACCGGCAACAAGCCTGTCTGGCTCCTTATCTGGCCGGTATTCGGCGCCTCCAACCAGCTCGTCGCCGCGCTGTCGCTCATGACCGTAGGCGTCTGGGTGATGAAAGGGCTCAAGAAATCGGCCAACTTCGTCATGATCCCGATGGTATTCATGCTCGTCACCACTGTTGCCGCCCTGTTCCTGCTCATCAAGGCCAACCTGACCAACCCCATCATCTGCGGCATCAGCGTCCTGCTCCTCGTGCTGGCGGTCCTGCTCGTCAAAGAGACGTGGTCCGTCCTGTCGAAGAAGGACCAGACACCGACTACCCCCGCCTAAAACAACCGGGTACCCGAAAACCGCTGCGAAGGCAGCGGTTTTCGGCATTTTCCGGAAAAACTCCGCGGAGACCGTTTAAAGCGGAACCGACACCGTTCGGATGGCAAATAGTACAATTGATGATAAACATATTGTCGTGCGATAAATCCACAGTTATACTTTGTGTAGCAAGAAAGCATTAAAGCGTCGCGTAAAAGGAGGAGGAGGCCAGTCATCGTTAGCGCCGTGGTTAACTGTATCTGCATTTAAAGCCTCAGACTACAAGGAGGAAAAGTTAACGTGGAAAAGATCAACTCGATCTGGCTGCTCATCGCGGCAGCCTGTGCCTTCGTACTAGCGTATCGCTACTACGGCGCCTTCATCGCCGCGAAGGTGCTCATGCTCAACGATGCCAACGTCACGCCGTCCCATCGCTGCAACGACGGTCGCGAGTATGTGCCGACCAACAAATGGGTCTTATTCGGTCATCATTTTGCCGCCATCGCCGGCGCCGGCCCGCTTGTGGGTCCGGTGCTCGCCTCCCAGTACGGCTGGGGGCCCGGCTTCGCCTGGATTCTGCTGGGCTCGATCTTTGCCGGCGCCGTCCACGACTTTATCATACTCTTCGCGTCGGTGCGTCACAACGGCCAGGGCCTGGCTACCATCGCCCGCAAAGAGGTCGGCCCCATCACCGGCTTCACCACCTCGATCGCCATCCTCTTCATCATCGTCCTCGCCATGGCCGGCCTGGGCATCGTCGTCGTCTTCGCGATGATGAAAAACCCATGGGGCGCCTTCACCCTCTTCATGACCATCCCCATCGCCATCGTCATCGGCCTCTACATGTTCAAAATCGCCCCCGGCTCGATCCGCTCGGGATCAGTCGTCGGCTTCCTGCTCGTCCTCGGCGCCGTCTTTGCCGGTCACTGGGTAATGCCTGGACAGGCCTGGGGAGGACTGGCCCCCTACTTCACCCTCACCCGCGAGCAGGTCTCCATCGCCCTGCCGGTTTACGGCTTCATCGCCGCCGTCCTGCCGGTATGGCTGCTCCTCGCCCCGCGCGATTATCTCAGCTCCTATATGAAGATCGGCACCGTCCTCGCGCTGGCACTCGGCATCCTCATCGTCCAGCCGACCGTCAACATGCCGATCACCACCCCCTTCACCGCCGGCGGCGGCCCCATCATCCCCGGCCCCGTCTGGCCGTTCGTCTTCATCACCATCGCCTGCGGCGCTATCTCCGGCTTCCACGCCCTCATCAGCTCGGGCACCACGCCCAAGATGATCGAGATGGAAAGCCAGGCCATGTTCATCGGCTACGGCAGCATGCTTGTTGAAGGCTTCGTTGCAATGATGGCCCTGATTTCCGCCGTCGTAATGTATCCCGGCGACTTCTTCGCCATCAATACCCTTGCCCCCGTTTACGCCAAGGTGCAGGCCATCTTCCCGACCGTCGAGATCAAACAACTTGAGGAACTCGTCGGCATCCAGGTCATGCATCGCCCCGGCGGCGCCGTTTCCTTAGCCGTCGGCATGGCCCACATCTTCTCGAGCATCGGCGGCATGAAGAGCCTCATGAGCTACTGGTACCAGTTCGCTCTCATGTTCGAGGCCCTCTTCATCCTCACAACCATCGACGCCGGCACCCGCGTAGGCCGATACATCCTCCAGGACGTTCTCGGCACCTATGTCTACCCGCCTCTCAAGGAAACCGGCTGGTGGCCCGGCATCTTCTTTACCGGCGCCCTCGTAAGCCTAAGCTGGGGCTACCTCCTCTACACCGGCAACGTAAGCACCATCTGGCCGATGTTTGGGGTCGCAAATCAGCTTCTGGCTGTCATCGCCCTGGCCCTCGGCACAACCATCATCCTCAAACTTGCCAAAAACAAGACCTATGCCTTGATTACCATCGCGCCGCTGGCTTTCCTGTCCGTCACCGTAATTTCGGCCGGCGCCATGAACATCGGCAACTACCTCAAACTGGGAACCTTCAATGGCAACCTCATGGCGGCCCTCAGCATCGTTCTCATCGTCATGGTCGCCATTATCATTCTCGACTCCCTCCGCGTTTGGCTGCGTCTCTTCGGCACCGCCAAGCCGGAAGGCATGAACACCGATACTCCGGTTGTATGTCAGTTCGGCGAAACGCGGCCCAATATCCCCAGCTAAATAAAATTAGAGAAGAAGGTCTGCGTCGACGGCGCGGACCTTCTTCTTTGATAATTAAAATCTGCCGGGAAAAGGAATTATATTAAAAGTGGACGAATACCAATAAAAAACCATTCCCCTGGAGGCCAATCGTGAAGATCCTGCTTGCCGAACACCGCGGCTTCTGCTACGGCGTCGAGCGGGCCGTCGCCATGGCCCGCGGCTGTGCCGACCGGCCGGGCAAAGCCGCCACCCTCGGCCCCATCATCCACAACCCCCAGCTTGTCGCCCGGCTGGCAGCCGAGGGCGTCGGCACCGTCGACAACCTCGACGACATAAAAGGGGACACCGTTATCATCCGCTCTCACGGCGCCCCTCCGGAAACTTATCGCCAGGCGGCCGCCAAAAACCTCACCGTCGTCGACGCCACCTGCCCCCACGTCAGAAAGGCCCAGACGGCTGCCCGCGATCTCCGGGAAAAAGGCTACAGAGTGGCCGTGGTGGGGGAGAGGGGTCACCCCGAAGTTAACAGCATCGTCGCCTGGGCAGGCGACGGCACGGTCGTCATCGAAACCGAGGAAGAAGCGGCCGGCTTGCCGGCGGTTCCGCGCCTGGGAATAGTATCCCAGACCACCTTTCCGCCCGGCCGGTTCGACGGCATCGTCGACATCCTGAAAACCGGAGCCGCCGACATCCAGGTGAACAAAACCATCTGCACCGCCACCGAACAGCGCCAGCAGGCGGCCGTGGACCTTGCGGCCCGCGTGGACGTCATGGTAGTCGTCGGCGGGCGCGGCAGCGCCAACACCACCCGCCTCGCCCAACTATGCCAAGAGGCAGGCAGCAGGGTGTATCACATAGAAACAGCAGCTGAACTGGACCCCGAGTGGTTCAGGGGAGCGGAGGCGGCTGGCATAACCGCCGGCGCATCCACCCCCGAATGGGTTATTGAGGAGGTATATCGGAAAATGCAAGAGTTCGATCAAGCAATGGAGCAAGAAATCCGCCAGATTGAGAAGGGCAGCATCGTCAAAGGGAAAGTGGTAAGGGTCAGCGACGACGAAGTATTCGTCGACATCGGCTATAAAGCCGAAGGCGTCATCCCGCTCGCCGAGCTCGCCTTCCCGCAGCCCGCCAAAGCGGAAGAAGCCGTCAAAGAAGGCGACGAAATCGACGTCTGCGTCCTCGACGACGACAGCAGCGAAGGAGCCATTAAACTCTCCAAAGTCCGCGCCGACAGCGTCATCGCCTGGGATAAACTGGAAAATGCCCAAAATTCACATCAACCGGTCGAAGGTAAAGTAACTGAAGCTGTGAAAGGCGGTCTATCGGTGGCCGTTTTCGGCGTGCGGGGCTTTATTCCCGCCTCCCAGGCCGACTTGCGGTATGTCGAGGACCTCAGTATATTTGCCGGACAGACCCTTTCTGTTTTGCCGATCGAAGTAGACAGGGAGAAAAAGCGGGTCGTTCTTTCCCGGCGCGCCGTTCTCGAGGAAGAGCGCCGCCGCAGCGAAGCGGAAGCCTTCGCCCGCTTCCAGCCCGGACAGACCGTCCACGGCACGGTTCGCCGCCTCGCCGACTTCGGCGCCTTCGTGGATATTGGCGGCGTCGACGGGCTGATCCATATCTCCGACCTTTCCTGGCACAGGGTCAAAACAGCCTCTGAAATCGTCAACGTCGGCGACGAAGTCGATGTCGTCATCCTGAAGCTCGACCCGGCGACCAGGAAAATTTCCCTCAGTCTCAAGGCCTCGCAGCGCGATCCCTGGTTCGACGTCGCCGAAACCCTCGTCGTCGGCAGCGTTGTCGCCGGCAAAGTAACCAAAACTTCCAAATTCGGCGCCTTCGTCGAAGTAGCCCCGGGCGTCGAAGGCCTTGTCCATATTTCCGAACTCGACGACCGCCGGGTCGAAAAGGCTGAAGAAGTGGTAACCGCCGGCCAGGAAGTCAACGTCAAAATTCTCGGCGTGGACAAAAAGGCCAAGCGCATTTCCCTCAGCATCGCCCAGGCCAAGCAAGATCGCGACCGGGCAGAATACAGCCACTACATCCAAGACAGCGGCAAGGGGCTGGGCTTCACCATCGGCGACAAGCTCGGCCATCTCTTCAAACGAGAAGACTGAAGGGTTGTGGACGTGTGCGCCAATCGCGCAAACTCGACCATCTCAAATATTCCCTTGCACTTACTGACGGACCTGCGGCAAACGGGTTCGCCGATTTCTCCCTCGTCCACAACTGTCTGCCGGGGCTGGCTTTTTCGACCATCGAGCTGGCCACGACAGTCGCCGGCGTCTCCCTGCGCCATCCCGTAATCATCAACGCCATCACCGGCGGCGCCGCCGACGTCACCGCCATCAACGCGCAGCTCGCCGAGCTGGCCAGGAGAACCGGCGCCGCCATGGCCGTCGGCTCCCAGTACGCCGCTCTCGAAAACCCGGCGGTAAGCGAATCCTATCAGGTCGTCCGTTCCGTCAATCCCGACGGCGTACTGTTCGCCAATCTCGGCGCCCATGCCACCCCGGACCAGGCTGTCCGGGCTGTGTCTATGATCGGTGCCGACGCCATCCAGATTCATCTCAACGCCGCCCAGGAACTCGCCATGCCCGAAGGCGACCGCGACTTCGGCGGCTACCTCGAAAACATCGCCGCCATAGTAGCTGTCAGCCCAGTACCCGTCATCGTCAAAGAAGTCGGTTCCGGTGTCGCCCGCGAGCAGGCCACCGCTCTCGTGGCTGCCGGCGTAAAAGCTATCGATACCGGCGGCGCGGGAGGCACAAACTTCGTCGCCATCGAAGCTGCCCGCGGTTCGGCTGAGTTGCCGGCCGAAACCCTCGCCTGGGGGATACCGACCGCCGTCAGCGCCGTTGAAGTTGTTTCCGTTCTCCCTCCATCCGTCGACCTCATAGTATCCGGCGGCATTCGCAGCCCTCTGGACGCCGTCAAAGCCCTGGCCCTCGGCGGGCGGGCAGTCGCCATCGCCACCCCGGCCATCAGGTTGCTGCGGGAAAGAGGCCTGCGCGAAGCCGTCGCCTGGTTCGAATCGTTCCTTAGCGAGATCCGCCGCTACATGCTGCTAGTCGGGGCGGGGGAAATCGCCAACCTTGCGGACGTCCCGGTGGTTATAACCGGCAAGAGCAGGGAATGGCTAACCCAAAGAGGAATCGACACCACATGTTTTGCCCGCCGCACCCGGTGTTAGTATAATCGCCTGCCATAAAAGCATGGTCTCCGGACCATGCTTTTGCATGTTTATCCTCCGCCCAGGGCAAGCTAAATGCGTATCGCCATCATCCTGGATGTGAGGTGAAAAACCACAATGAGTTTGCCGGTAGGAATGATACTGCTCCTCGTTGTCGGCGTGTTGGTCTATTTCGGTCTGGCCCAGCGCCTGCTCGACCGCATGCGGCTCACCGACAAGCAAGCCCTGCTCTTCATCGGCGCCATAGTAGTCGGCAGCTTCGTAGACATTCCACTGATGCGCGCCCCCTCCGAACTGAGCGTCAATCTTGGCGGCGCCCTGATCCCCGCGGTCTTCTCGCTCTGGCTGTTGGCAACCGCCGACGAAACGGCCGAAAGGGTGCGGGCGATAATTGCCAGTGTTCTCGTTGCCGGAGCGGTCATGCTTGGTTCCCTGTACCTTCCCTATGAGCCGGAAAATATGTTCCTTGACCCCAAACTAATCTACGGCATCGCCGCCGGCCTCATCGCCTACATTGCCGGCCGCTCCCGCCGCGCCGCGTTCATCGGCGGGATACTAGGCATAATCCTTAGCGACATCGCCCACTTCGTCACCATAACCCGCGCTGGTATTCCGGGCACCACCGCCATCGGCGGGGCAGGGGCGTTCGATGTCGTCATCATTGCCGGCCTTGTTGGCGTAATGGTGGCCGAACTGGTCGGCGAAACGCGCGAACGGCTGCAGGGCGGACCTGTTCTCGGCCCCAACCGCCCCGAAGGACTCTACGAATTCAGCAAAGAGCTGGGGCACCACGGCAAGCACAAGAAGGATAAATCGCTCACAGCTTCCCAAAAAACCGAACAGCAGGACGGGGGGGAAGACCGTGAATAGGTTGGTACTCGTCGCGGCAATTGTTATCGGTTGCCTTGTCATGGTTCCCGCCCAGGCGCATGAGCGTAACGACGGCGGCTACTACACCATCGTCGACGAACTCGGAAGGCCTGTATTCATGACCGGCTGGAAAGTCAACGTCGGCGACCAGTGTCTTACTACTGACAACAAACGTTACGAAGTAACCGGCATCAGCGGCGACACCGCCCACGCCAAATTTATCGGCGAGGTCAACCTCAGCGCCTACGCGCCTTCCGCCCCCGTGCGCAACCATGCCTTCGCCGTCCATCTCGCCCCCAGGGTCGCCAGCGCCCAGGGCAATAAAGTCGCCATCTACCACACCCACTCCGACGAATCGTACGTCCCTACCGACGGCAAGGAAAGCATCCTCGGCAACGGCGGCATCTTCAAAGTGGGCCAGGCCTTCGGCGAAGCCCTCAAAGCCCAGGGCTTGCAACCCATCATCTCCAACGCAAAGCACGACCCGCATGACAACATGGCCTATGAGCGTTCCCGCCGCACCGTAGCCGATCTACTCAAACAACAGCCGGCGGCCGTCTTCGACGTCCACCGCGACGCCCTGCCAGCCGAAGGCTACGCCACCAAAATCAACGGCCAGGAGATGACAAAAGTTCAATTGGTCGTCGGCAAGTACGGGCCGACCGGCAAACAAATTGAAGATTACGCCCTCAAGATCAAGGCTGCCGCCGACCAGAAGCATCCCGGCCTGATCAAAGGCATATTCTTCGCCAAGGGCGGAGACTACAACCAGGATCTCCACCCGCGTTCCATGCTGCTTGAAGTTGGCTCCCACACCAACAGCCGTGCAGAGGCCGAGAAAGGCATCGCCCTGTTTGCCGACGCCATACCCGCCGTCTTGGGGCAGACAGGAGGGCAACCCGGTACGCCCGCCGGCGCCACCGGCCTGGGTACTCAGCAAGCCGGCCCTTCAGGCGCCAGTAAGTCGATCGGCTGGATCGTCGCCCTGCTTGTAATAGGCGTCATTGCCTTCCTGTTCATCAGCACCGGTGGCGTCAAAGAAGCCGGCGCAAAGCTTAAGCGCTTCACCACCACCGAATTCGCCAACTTCCTCGGACCGAAAATCGGGCGCAAACAGCGGCGGGACGACCGGGACGACGAAGGCGACGATTCCCGATGAACGTCATCTATCACGCGCGGCGGCCATTTTTGCCACAACTGGCCTGCGCCCTTCACCTCGGCCTTGAAAATGAGGCCGAGCCTTTTTTGCCCGAGAGCCGCGCTCACGACTGGCAGGCGGAACCCCTCCTGATCGCCGGCCCTGACGCAACCGGCGCCACCGTATGCTGCCTTGCGCATGGGCGCTACCGCGGGCTGTATCGCCGGGCGCTAGCCGGAATGGCGGGCATCTTCACCTTTTCCCTCGCCTGGGTCGACCTCGATCAGGCAATCGCCGCCTGCAGCTTCGCGACCAGAGGCCGCGTTTTCCTGGCCGACCACTGGCCGGCTGTATTCGGGCATCGTTTTCGGCCGCGCATCATCGCCGCCCTGCGCTCCAGCCTGCTCACCCACCGGGAGGACTGCCCGTGAACATCGTCTACTACTGTTTTGCCGGCGCCCACGCTTCCGTCGTCGCCAGCGCCATCCACTGCGGT is a window of Selenomonadales bacterium 4137-cl DNA encoding:
- a CDS encoding stage II sporulation protein P gives rise to the protein MNRLVLVAAIVIGCLVMVPAQAHERNDGGYYTIVDELGRPVFMTGWKVNVGDQCLTTDNKRYEVTGISGDTAHAKFIGEVNLSAYAPSAPVRNHAFAVHLAPRVASAQGNKVAIYHTHSDESYVPTDGKESILGNGGIFKVGQAFGEALKAQGLQPIISNAKHDPHDNMAYERSRRTVADLLKQQPAAVFDVHRDALPAEGYATKINGQEMTKVQLVVGKYGPTGKQIEDYALKIKAAADQKHPGLIKGIFFAKGGDYNQDLHPRSMLLEVGSHTNSRAEAEKGIALFADAIPAVLGQTGGQPGTPAGATGLGTQQAGPSGASKSIGWIVALLVIGVIAFLFISTGGVKEAGAKLKRFTTTEFANFLGPKIGRKQRRDDRDDEGDDSR
- a CDS encoding bifunctional 4-hydroxy-3-methylbut-2-enyl diphosphate reductase/30S ribosomal protein S1 — encoded protein: MKILLAEHRGFCYGVERAVAMARGCADRPGKAATLGPIIHNPQLVARLAAEGVGTVDNLDDIKGDTVIIRSHGAPPETYRQAAAKNLTVVDATCPHVRKAQTAARDLREKGYRVAVVGERGHPEVNSIVAWAGDGTVVIETEEEAAGLPAVPRLGIVSQTTFPPGRFDGIVDILKTGAADIQVNKTICTATEQRQQAAVDLAARVDVMVVVGGRGSANTTRLAQLCQEAGSRVYHIETAAELDPEWFRGAEAAGITAGASTPEWVIEEVYRKMQEFDQAMEQEIRQIEKGSIVKGKVVRVSDDEVFVDIGYKAEGVIPLAELAFPQPAKAEEAVKEGDEIDVCVLDDDSSEGAIKLSKVRADSVIAWDKLENAQNSHQPVEGKVTEAVKGGLSVAVFGVRGFIPASQADLRYVEDLSIFAGQTLSVLPIEVDREKKRVVLSRRAVLEEERRRSEAEAFARFQPGQTVHGTVRRLADFGAFVDIGGVDGLIHISDLSWHRVKTASEIVNVGDEVDVVILKLDPATRKISLSLKASQRDPWFDVAETLVVGSVVAGKVTKTSKFGAFVEVAPGVEGLVHISELDDRRVEKAEEVVTAGQEVNVKILGVDKKAKRISLSIAQAKQDRDRAEYSHYIQDSGKGLGFTIGDKLGHLFKRED
- a CDS encoding DUF1614 domain-containing protein — encoded protein: MSLPVGMILLLVVGVLVYFGLAQRLLDRMRLTDKQALLFIGAIVVGSFVDIPLMRAPSELSVNLGGALIPAVFSLWLLATADETAERVRAIIASVLVAGAVMLGSLYLPYEPENMFLDPKLIYGIAAGLIAYIAGRSRRAAFIGGILGIILSDIAHFVTITRAGIPGTTAIGGAGAFDVVIIAGLVGVMVAELVGETRERLQGGPVLGPNRPEGLYEFSKELGHHGKHKKDKSLTASQKTEQQDGGEDRE
- the fni gene encoding type 2 isopentenyl-diphosphate Delta-isomerase; translated protein: MRQSRKLDHLKYSLALTDGPAANGFADFSLVHNCLPGLAFSTIELATTVAGVSLRHPVIINAITGGAADVTAINAQLAELARRTGAAMAVGSQYAALENPAVSESYQVVRSVNPDGVLFANLGAHATPDQAVRAVSMIGADAIQIHLNAAQELAMPEGDRDFGGYLENIAAIVAVSPVPVIVKEVGSGVAREQATALVAAGVKAIDTGGAGGTNFVAIEAARGSAELPAETLAWGIPTAVSAVEVVSVLPPSVDLIVSGGIRSPLDAVKALALGGRAVAIATPAIRLLRERGLREAVAWFESFLSEIRRYMLLVGAGEIANLADVPVVITGKSREWLTQRGIDTTCFARRTRC